One window of the Salvelinus alpinus chromosome 13, SLU_Salpinus.1, whole genome shotgun sequence genome contains the following:
- the LOC139538018 gene encoding arrestin-C-like: LRLYKKTSGNGTLTLYLGKRDYVDHVQNVDPIEGVVKIDSAGLAGRKVFVKLACAFHYGREDLDVIGLSFRKDIWVKHIQLYPDAGHKPNLTPMHVCLLKKAGEQGHAFTFDIATNLPCSVTLQPGPENAGKACGVDFEVKTYIATEADPEEKLDRKDTARMTVRKIQFAPDATGAPGPKADICKSFMMSDKPVHLQASLEKEIYYHGDPIDVNIKVKNETSRTVTKIKIIVEQTTDVVLYSADKYTKTVLSQDFGETIDANSTFDKSLAITPLLAENKKKRGLALDGRLKDEDTNLASNTIIRAGMDKEVLGILVSYKIKVNLMVSSGGLLGGLTASDIQVELPLILMHPKPQGELIV, from the exons CTAAGGTTATACAAGAAAACCTCTGGGAATGGCACA CTTACCCTTTACCTGGGAAAGAGAGACTATGTCGACCATGTTCAGAATGTGGACCCTATCG AGGGAGTGGTGAAAATTGATTCTGCGGGCCTTGCAGGCAGGAAag TGTTTGTGAAGCTGGCGTGTGCCTTCCATTATGGCCGCGAGGACCTGGATGTCATTGGACTGTCCTTTAGGAAAGACATCTGGGTCAAGCACATCCAGTTGTACCCTGATGCTGGCCACAAACCCAACCTCACTCCCATGCACGTTTGCCTGCTCAAGAAGGCAGGAGAGCAGGGCCATGCCTTCACTTTCGATATTGCCACAAACCTTCCCTGCTCTGTCACACTCCAGCCAGGACCAGAAAATGCTGGAAAG GCTTGCGGTGTGGACTTTGAAGTCAAGACGTACATTGCAACTGAGGCAGACCCCGAAGAGAAACTTGATAGGAA AGACACTGCCCGCATGACCGTCCGTAAGATCCAGTTTGCCCCAGACGCGACTGGTGCTCCTGGGCCCAAGGCTGACATCTGCAAGAGCTTCATGATGTCTGACAAGCCTGTCCACCTACAGGCCTCTCTGGAGAAGGAG ATCTACTATCATGGAGATCCGATCGACGTCAACATCAAAGTCAAAAATGAAACCTCCAGAACAGTGACAAAAATCAAAATCATAG TTGAGCAGACTACAGACGTGGTTCTCTACTCCGCAGACAAATACACCAAAACCGTACTTTCTCAAGACTTTGG AGAGACAATAGATGCCAATAGCACATTCGATAAATCCCTTGCCATCACCCCCCTACTGGCcgaaaacaagaagaagcgcggTCTGGCGCTGGACGGCAGACTGAAGGACGAGGACACGAACCTGGCCTCCAACACTAT TATTAGAGCCGGTATGGATAAGGAAGTGTTGGGAATCTTGGTCTCCTACAAAATCAAGGTCAACTTGATGGTGTCTTCAGGAGG CTTGTTGGGAGGTCTCACAGCCAGTGACATACAGGTGGAGCTCCCGCTGATTCTCATGCATCCCAAACCCCAAGGTGAACTGATAGTATGA
- the LOC139536949 gene encoding protein ZNRD2-like → MCTTFFWGKKRRAATRHSSGIMALNADDDDFEWTPPSESEMKVIHAQRERQDKISKLMGAYLLKGYKMLGECCEQCGTILLQDKQKKNYCVACQELDSDVDKDNPALNAQAALSQVRERQLASQPVPQANEAPSSDAPLSITGQPRPEHCEGAASGLRGPLPPPANPSPASTVTPSFLPPSTPSIQPVQVPAPLVAPAPHPALSSAEEVVLHKLRWATQELQHSASVEASIQLCSLIRSCADSLRSLKELHQS, encoded by the exons ATGTGTACAACGTTTTTTTGGGGGAAGAAACGGCGTGCAGCAACCAGGCATAGCAGTGGAATTATGGCACTGAATGCAG ATGATGATGACTTCGAGTGGACACCCCCTTCAGAATCTGAGATGAAGGTTATTCATGCTCAGCGGGAACGACAGGACAAGATAAGCAAGCTCATGGGCGCCTACCTCCTCAAGGGCTACAAGATGTTAGGAGAATGCTGTGAGCAATGTGGG ACGATTCTCCTTCAGGACAAGCAGAAGAAGAACTACTGTGTTGCATGTCAGGAGCTGGACTCTGACGTAGACAAGGACAACCCAG CTCTGAATGCCCAAGCTGCCCTGTCACAGGTCCGAGAGAGACAGCTGGCCTCTCAGCCTGTCCCTCAGGCCAATGAAGCACCCTCCAGCGACGCCCCCCTCTCCATCACTGGGCAGCCCAGACCAGAGCACTGTGAGGGGGCTGCGTCAGGACTGAGAGGACCCCTACCTCCACCAGCCAACCCCTCTCCTGCATCCACCGTGACCCCCAGCTTCCTCCCTCCGTCCACCCCCTCCATCCAGCCAGTCCAGGTGCCAGCCCCCCTAGTAGCCCCTGCACCTCACCCAGCCCTATCCAGTGCTGAGGAAGTAGTGCTGCACAAGCTGCGGTGGGCCACACAGGAGCTCCAGCACTCAGCCTCAGTAGAGGCCAGTATCCAGCTGTGCAGCTTGATCCGCAGCTGTGCAGATTCACTGCGCAGCCTGAAAGAGCTTCACCAATCATGA
- the fam89b gene encoding leucine repeat adapter protein 25, which yields MNGFQSSPPECPGSVSSIEGLPPLPKGLSGILNSSGGSWRDIEKVYSKRTRIQADISKSRVSNSLGLSKPPSLDAALAVLRKEMVGLRQLDMSLLCQLWSLYESIQDISSSLLSESTFTTENGYSEEEEDDEEEDNDVDNVPRDPPGTSLSLQPTQNSRDQWIKESFHIPL from the exons ATGAATGGGTTCCAGTCCAGTCCTCCTGAATGTCCAGGGAGCGTCTCTTCAATCGAAGGACTACCCCCTTTGCCAAAAGGCCTCAGCGGCATCCTGAACTCCAGTGGTGGCTCATGGAGAGACATCGAAAAAGTATACAGTAAACGGACACGCATTCAGGCCGATATCAGCAAGTCTAGAGTGAGCAACTCTCTTGGCCTCAGCAAGCCTCCAAGTCTGGATGCAGCGCTCGCTGTGCTGCGCAAAGAAATG GTGGGCCTGAGGCAGTTGGACATGTCTCTGCTCTGTCAGCTGTGGTCTCTCTATGAGTCTATCCAGGACATCTCGTCCTCTCTGCTTTCAGAGAGCACCTTCACTACAGAAAATGGTTactctgaggaagaggaggatgacgaAGAGGAGGACAACGATGTTGACAATGTACCTAGGGATCCACCTGGCACTTCACTGTCTCTCCAGCCAACTCAAAACTCTCGTGACCAATGGATCAAAGAGTCTTTCCACATTCCCTTATAA